A window of the Desulfovibrio sp. UIB00 genome harbors these coding sequences:
- the rplS gene encoding 50S ribosomal protein L19, whose amino-acid sequence MDIIRKIELENQRMDLPAFRSGDTVKVHLRIVEGEKERIQVFQGNVIRIKRGTTSATFTVRKVSDGVGVERIFPLNSPFIDRVELITQGRVRRSRLYYLRALKGKAARIKPRGRF is encoded by the coding sequence ATGGACATCATCAGGAAAATTGAACTGGAAAACCAGCGCATGGATCTTCCCGCGTTTCGCTCCGGCGACACGGTGAAAGTGCACCTGCGCATTGTGGAAGGCGAAAAAGAACGTATCCAGGTCTTCCAGGGTAACGTTATCCGCATCAAGCGCGGCACCACCAGCGCCACCTTTACGGTGCGCAAGGTCTCCGACGGCGTGGGCGTGGAACGTATTTTCCCGCTCAACTCGCCCTTCATCGACCGCGTTGAGCTGATCACGCAGGGCCGCGTGCGCCGCAGCCGCCTGTACTACCTGCGTGCCCTCAAGGGCAAAGCCGCGCGCATCAAGCCGCGTGGTCGCTTCTGA
- the smpB gene encoding SsrA-binding protein SmpB — protein sequence MSQKTPPSTVALNKKARHLYELSEFTEAGIVLTGPEVKSIRAGKVNFIDSYVDFRQGEAWLVSLHIAPYANAGYVSQEPDRARKLLLHEREISKFAGLVAQQGLTVVPVRLYFKRGKIKVEIALGKGKKLHDHRETLKRRAEERDMARELS from the coding sequence ATGAGCCAGAAAACACCCCCATCCACTGTGGCCCTGAATAAAAAGGCCCGCCACCTCTATGAACTTTCCGAGTTCACCGAGGCGGGCATTGTACTGACCGGCCCGGAAGTCAAAAGCATCCGCGCGGGCAAGGTCAACTTTATTGACAGCTATGTAGACTTTCGCCAGGGAGAAGCCTGGCTTGTTTCGCTGCACATCGCGCCCTACGCCAACGCGGGCTATGTGTCGCAGGAGCCGGACCGCGCGCGCAAACTGCTGCTGCACGAGCGGGAAATTTCCAAATTCGCAGGGCTGGTGGCCCAGCAGGGCCTGACGGTTGTGCCCGTGCGCCTCTACTTCAAGCGGGGTAAGATCAAGGTAGAAATTGCTCTCGGCAAGGGCAAAAAACTGCACGACCACCGCGAAACACTCAAACGCAGGGCAGAAGAACGGGATATGGCCCGGGAGCTGTCCTAG
- a CDS encoding ribonuclease HII, translated as MGRKALSRTAKPRNQQTQASLVQLVSTLSAPLPLDDSPLLQANSQAVPQFFTAGIDEAGRGCLAGPVVAAAVILPECYDLPGLNDSKACSAKTREMLAPRIRQCAVAWGLGVVWPARIDAINILQATFEAMSRAVRCLRCAPAHLLIDGNKTVPGEVFAFHWRKGHTAPLPSQRSIIGGDASEPAISAASILAKTYRDKLMTRLEKRWPGYGFEAHKGYGTEDHYEALRRLGPCPQHRLTFRGVLPEKPSPQQGSLL; from the coding sequence ATGGGCAGAAAAGCATTGAGCCGTACGGCAAAGCCGCGCAACCAGCAGACACAGGCGAGCCTTGTCCAGCTGGTGAGTACCTTGAGCGCCCCGCTGCCCCTGGATGATTCTCCCCTCTTGCAGGCAAACAGCCAGGCCGTCCCGCAATTTTTTACCGCTGGCATAGATGAAGCCGGTCGCGGTTGTCTGGCCGGGCCTGTAGTAGCTGCTGCGGTCATATTGCCGGAATGCTACGACCTGCCGGGCCTCAACGATTCCAAGGCATGCAGCGCCAAAACCCGCGAAATGCTCGCCCCGCGCATACGCCAGTGCGCGGTGGCATGGGGTCTGGGTGTGGTGTGGCCCGCCCGCATTGACGCCATCAATATTTTACAGGCAACTTTTGAAGCCATGAGCAGGGCCGTGCGCTGCCTGCGCTGCGCCCCGGCGCATTTGCTCATTGACGGCAACAAAACTGTTCCCGGCGAGGTTTTTGCCTTCCACTGGCGCAAGGGGCATACAGCCCCCCTGCCCTCGCAGCGCAGTATTATTGGCGGCGACGCCAGCGAACCTGCCATTTCCGCCGCGTCCATCCTTGCCAAAACATACAGGGACAAGCTCATGACCCGGCTGGAAAAACGCTGGCCCGGCTATGGCTTTGAAGCGCACAAGGGCTATGGCACAGAGGATCATTACGAAGCCCTGCGCCGCCTTGGGCCCTGCCCGCAGCACCGCCTGACCTTTCGGGGCGTTTTGCCCGAAAAGCCAAGCCCCCAGCAGGGCAGCCTGTTGTGA
- the rsmI gene encoding 16S rRNA (cytidine(1402)-2'-O)-methyltransferase translates to MPLNANRLWIVATPLGNPGDLSPRAREVLASADLVLAEDTRRTARLLRDCGIEARRLLSFYDHNEAERQEGVLRMLREGQTVALVSDAGTPLLADPGYRLVRACRKEGLAVSPLPGPSAPVTALSAAGIPPLPHSFLGFLPRDAAGRDALFAAFAHVPGALIFFERKDRLKESLAQAARILGPREVAVCRELTKEHEEFIIGRLEDSDLLPDELLGEITVVVGPPEQAERTPREDVLLLAQEELAQGGKPRQVARRVQDAVRGWSGKEIYALLTGTEQAEPEA, encoded by the coding sequence ATGCCTTTGAATGCGAACCGTCTGTGGATAGTGGCAACGCCACTTGGCAACCCTGGTGATCTTTCGCCTCGTGCGCGCGAGGTGCTGGCAAGCGCCGATCTTGTGCTGGCCGAGGATACCCGTCGCACTGCCCGCCTGTTGCGCGACTGCGGCATTGAAGCCCGCCGCCTGCTGAGTTTTTACGATCACAACGAGGCCGAACGGCAGGAAGGCGTATTGCGCATGCTGCGCGAAGGCCAGACTGTTGCCCTTGTTTCCGATGCCGGAACGCCGCTCTTGGCAGACCCCGGCTACCGTCTGGTGCGGGCCTGCCGCAAGGAAGGTCTTGCCGTATCCCCGCTGCCGGGGCCTTCGGCTCCTGTGACGGCCCTTTCCGCCGCTGGCATTCCCCCGCTGCCGCATAGTTTTCTGGGATTTCTGCCGCGCGATGCCGCAGGACGCGACGCCCTTTTTGCCGCCTTTGCCCATGTGCCGGGCGCGCTCATTTTTTTTGAGCGCAAGGATCGTCTCAAGGAAAGCCTCGCTCAGGCCGCGCGCATTCTTGGCCCCCGCGAGGTGGCCGTGTGCCGGGAATTGACCAAGGAACACGAGGAATTTATAATAGGTCGACTGGAAGACAGCGACCTGCTGCCCGATGAACTGCTGGGCGAAATCACCGTGGTTGTCGGCCCGCCGGAACAGGCGGAGCGAACCCCAAGGGAAGATGTGCTGCTGCTGGCCCAAGAGGAACTTGCCCAGGGCGGCAAGCCCCGTCAGGTTGCCCGCAGGGTGCAGGACGCCGTGCGCGGCTGGTCGGGCAAGGAAATATACGCCTTGCTGACAGGCACGGAACAGGCGGAGCCGGAAGCTTAG
- a CDS encoding PTS system mannose/fructose/sorbose family transporter subunit IID: MYPTRVVLACLARTGCINAAMTARGMQQIGLAYVLEPALRELYPEPQAFARAMSRYAGHSNTHPFMIPLFVGILLSLEQAIAKGTLPEGALNSVRETLATTLSALGDSFFSGTLLPLWSLLSISLLLAGFTNVAMLLAVILFGSLLLFRSICFVSGLRYGLTTLARLRKLNLINWVDRLKMVNAALAALVIWHLPISTMKPFPWTAYAMGAAAVLAAAWLVGRMRLPRLLLWVVTTGALILVDLGFIGM, translated from the coding sequence ATGTATCCCACACGCGTTGTACTTGCCTGCCTGGCACGCACAGGCTGCATCAATGCAGCCATGACCGCCCGGGGGATGCAGCAGATAGGCCTGGCCTACGTGCTGGAGCCTGCCCTGCGCGAGCTGTATCCCGAGCCGCAGGCGTTTGCCCGCGCCATGAGCCGTTATGCGGGGCACAGCAACACCCACCCCTTCATGATTCCCCTTTTTGTGGGCATCCTGCTCTCGCTTGAGCAGGCCATTGCCAAGGGGACGCTCCCGGAAGGCGCGCTGAATTCCGTGCGCGAAACACTGGCCACAACCCTTTCCGCCCTGGGCGACTCATTTTTCAGCGGCACATTGCTGCCCCTGTGGTCGCTGCTCAGCATCAGCCTGCTCTTGGCTGGCTTTACCAACGTGGCCATGCTGCTGGCGGTGATCCTGTTTGGTTCCCTGCTGTTGTTCAGATCCATCTGTTTTGTTTCCGGCCTGCGATACGGGCTGACCACGCTCGCCCGCCTGCGCAAGCTCAACCTCATCAACTGGGTGGACAGGCTCAAGATGGTCAATGCGGCTCTGGCCGCGCTGGTTATCTGGCACCTGCCCATCAGCACCATGAAGCCCTTTCCCTGGACAGCCTACGCCATGGGCGCAGCAGCGGTGCTTGCCGCCGCATGGCTCGTGGGACGGATGCGCCTGCCAAGGCTGCTGCTGTGGGTTGTGACAACAGGAGCCCTTATTCTCGTGGACTTGGGCTTCATAGGCATGTAG
- a CDS encoding YraN family protein yields MNLGRKGEEAARKLLQRSGMELLACNWRSGRLELDIVCRDGDTVVFVEVKTRSGSTYGGPAAALTPAKQRTLCRAARAWLAAHDAWSSPCRFDVVCVVREGDTLHLEHCRHAFECEPSVDSGNATWQPW; encoded by the coding sequence CTGAACCTTGGGCGCAAAGGCGAGGAAGCCGCCCGCAAGCTGCTGCAACGCAGCGGCATGGAACTGCTGGCCTGCAACTGGCGCAGCGGCAGGCTTGAACTCGATATTGTCTGCCGCGATGGCGACACCGTTGTTTTTGTCGAAGTAAAAACCCGCAGCGGTTCAACCTACGGCGGCCCCGCCGCCGCACTGACCCCTGCCAAGCAGCGTACCCTGTGCCGGGCGGCCAGGGCGTGGCTTGCGGCCCACGATGCATGGAGCAGCCCCTGCCGGTTTGATGTGGTCTGCGTTGTGCGCGAGGGCGATACCCTGCACCTGGAGCACTGCCGCCATGCCTTTGAATGCGAACCGTCTGTGGATAGTGGCAACGCCACTTGGCAACCCTGGTGA
- the trmD gene encoding tRNA (guanosine(37)-N1)-methyltransferase TrmD → MPRFHLVTLFPEFFESPLSTALMGRAREAGIVECSLHDPRQFSTDKHRHVDDRPYGGGPGMVMQGEPLARALRSIKRPGRMLFMAPGGRPLTQDMVRDLAREEDLTIVCGRYEGIDARLLQLFPLEPVSVGDIVLNGGESAALSVLEAVARLMPGFMGKEESGDDESFSHGLLEYPHYTRPESLEGLSVPEVLQSGDHARIAQWRRQESVRATLRMRPEMLNEAPLYREDVQTLAETPRDRPGRNLSFCLVHYPVSLGPKKIGASSLTNLDIHDIARISRSYAMGSFYPVTPLRDQLRVLEEILRHWTRGPGGTGNADRAQALGLVQPATSLEEAVAHMTAQHGTRPRLVASSAVWPAKGKASQPGRMPMTPRDVRRWCDQGPVMLCLGTAQGLAPEVLEQCEGTLRPVRFLGYNHLSVRSAAAILADRILGDYY, encoded by the coding sequence ATGCCGCGTTTTCACCTTGTCACGCTTTTTCCCGAATTTTTCGAATCGCCCCTGTCCACCGCCCTCATGGGCCGTGCGCGGGAGGCTGGCATTGTGGAATGCAGCCTTCATGATCCCCGGCAGTTCAGCACCGACAAACACCGCCACGTGGACGACCGCCCCTACGGCGGCGGCCCCGGTATGGTCATGCAGGGCGAGCCGCTGGCCCGCGCCCTGCGCTCCATTAAACGGCCCGGTCGCATGCTGTTCATGGCCCCCGGCGGAAGACCGCTGACGCAGGACATGGTGCGCGACCTTGCGCGCGAGGAAGACCTGACCATTGTTTGCGGCAGGTATGAGGGCATTGACGCGCGGCTGTTGCAGCTTTTTCCGCTTGAACCAGTGAGCGTGGGCGATATAGTGCTCAACGGCGGCGAAAGCGCGGCTCTTTCCGTACTGGAAGCCGTGGCCCGCCTGATGCCCGGCTTTATGGGCAAGGAAGAATCCGGCGACGACGAAAGTTTTTCTCACGGATTGCTGGAATATCCGCACTACACGCGGCCAGAATCACTGGAAGGCCTGTCGGTTCCCGAGGTGCTGCAAAGCGGCGACCATGCCCGCATCGCCCAATGGCGCAGGCAGGAATCCGTGCGCGCCACATTGCGCATGCGCCCGGAAATGCTGAATGAAGCGCCGCTCTATCGCGAAGATGTGCAGACGCTGGCTGAAACCCCGCGTGACAGGCCCGGACGCAACCTTTCGTTCTGCCTTGTTCACTACCCGGTTTCCCTTGGGCCAAAAAAAATCGGCGCTTCCTCTTTGACAAATCTGGACATACACGATATAGCCCGAATTTCCCGCAGCTATGCGATGGGTTCCTTTTATCCGGTGACCCCTCTTCGCGACCAGTTGCGGGTGCTGGAAGAAATTTTGCGTCACTGGACGCGGGGGCCGGGCGGTACAGGAAACGCCGACCGCGCTCAGGCCCTCGGCCTGGTGCAACCCGCGACTTCGCTTGAAGAAGCGGTGGCGCATATGACCGCGCAGCATGGAACGCGACCCAGACTGGTGGCTAGTTCTGCCGTCTGGCCTGCCAAGGGCAAGGCATCCCAACCGGGGCGCATGCCCATGACTCCGCGTGACGTGCGGCGCTGGTGCGACCAGGGGCCGGTTATGCTCTGCCTGGGCACGGCGCAAGGGCTTGCGCCGGAGGTCCTCGAACAGTGCGAAGGCACTCTGAGGCCGGTGCGTTTTTTGGGCTACAACCATCTTTCGGTGCGCAGCGCGGCCGCCATTCTGGCCGACAGGATATTAGGCGACTACTACTGA
- the ptsP gene encoding phosphoenolpyruvate--protein phosphotransferase yields MARAVLFGTPVSPGIAIGRVRFMHKARQDDERRISAADVAAEQETLRVAAESVRASLAATMENVPEDLSEYRDVIAAQMEMARDPKLLKAALARIESNLVCASWALKLTVDELCALFRSMDDAYLRDRAQDIRAVGLRLREHLAADPAHKGEDETPGVLVAEDLSPADVMELNLDRVLGILTAEGGPTSHTAILSRGLHIPCLAGVTGLMDIARENETLVVDGLGGSVLLSPDEADEARFAARREEYTAWEDLTLKSARWPAEMCDGVRVEVQANLEGTNELSALAQCGADGVGLYRTEFAYFTDRLPSEEDLLAEYAAVAQRAAPDRVVFRTLDVGADKMLHAQAVLKEPNPALGLRGIRFCLRHQGIFRTQLRALMRAGAMGNVAIMLPMISCLDEVQQVRRIMQELHQELAAQNLPHAPLLPLGVMVETPAAALICDALARECDFFSIGTNDLIHYIMGIDRNNRHVAYLNEPLHPAIVRSLKHIIDAAHREGIGVSVCGELASDPFGLALLLGMGVDTVSAAPRFVPGMKHLIRQFNAQTCMDLANSVLLSTDVAASKRMVREALQQSLGQELAFHTTSLFTYSHP; encoded by the coding sequence ATGGCCCGCGCGGTACTTTTCGGCACACCTGTTTCGCCTGGCATAGCCATAGGCAGGGTGCGCTTCATGCACAAGGCACGGCAGGATGACGAACGCCGCATCTCTGCCGCCGACGTGGCTGCGGAGCAGGAGACCCTGCGCGTCGCCGCTGAAAGCGTGCGCGCCTCGTTGGCCGCCACTATGGAAAATGTGCCCGAAGACCTGTCGGAATATCGCGACGTCATTGCCGCCCAGATGGAAATGGCCCGCGACCCCAAGCTGCTTAAAGCTGCGCTGGCCCGCATAGAAAGCAACCTTGTGTGCGCCTCGTGGGCGCTCAAACTCACGGTGGATGAACTGTGCGCGCTGTTCAGAAGCATGGACGACGCCTACCTGCGCGACCGAGCTCAGGATATCCGCGCCGTGGGCCTGCGCCTGCGCGAGCATCTGGCGGCGGATCCGGCCCACAAGGGCGAAGATGAAACCCCCGGCGTGCTTGTGGCCGAAGACCTCTCCCCCGCCGATGTCATGGAACTCAACCTCGACCGTGTGCTGGGGATTCTGACCGCAGAAGGCGGCCCCACCTCCCACACGGCCATTTTGTCGCGCGGGCTGCACATTCCCTGCCTTGCGGGCGTTACCGGGCTTATGGACATTGCCCGCGAAAACGAGACCCTGGTTGTGGACGGCCTCGGCGGCAGCGTGCTGCTGAGCCCCGATGAGGCTGACGAGGCCCGCTTTGCGGCCCGGCGCGAGGAATATACTGCGTGGGAAGACCTCACGCTCAAATCTGCCCGCTGGCCTGCCGAAATGTGCGATGGCGTGCGCGTGGAAGTGCAGGCCAATCTTGAAGGCACCAATGAGCTGTCTGCTCTTGCCCAGTGCGGAGCCGACGGCGTGGGCCTTTACCGCACCGAATTTGCCTATTTTACCGACCGCCTGCCGTCGGAAGAAGACCTGCTGGCAGAATACGCGGCGGTGGCCCAGCGGGCCGCGCCGGACCGTGTGGTTTTTCGCACGCTTGACGTAGGTGCAGACAAGATGCTCCACGCCCAGGCAGTGCTCAAGGAGCCTAACCCGGCGCTGGGGTTGCGCGGCATACGCTTTTGCCTGCGTCATCAGGGCATTTTTCGCACACAGTTACGGGCGCTCATGCGCGCCGGGGCCATGGGCAACGTAGCCATCATGCTGCCCATGATTTCCTGCCTGGATGAAGTGCAGCAGGTGCGCCGCATCATGCAGGAGCTGCACCAGGAGCTTGCGGCGCAAAACCTGCCCCACGCCCCCCTGCTGCCCCTTGGCGTCATGGTTGAAACCCCGGCTGCGGCCCTTATTTGCGACGCCCTGGCGCGGGAATGCGACTTTTTCAGCATCGGCACCAATGACCTTATCCACTACATAATGGGCATTGACCGCAACAACCGCCATGTGGCCTACCTCAACGAGCCGCTGCATCCGGCTATCGTGCGCTCGCTCAAGCACATCATTGACGCCGCCCACCGCGAGGGCATAGGTGTTTCCGTCTGCGGCGAGCTTGCTTCTGACCCCTTTGGCCTTGCCCTGCTGCTGGGCATGGGCGTGGACACTGTGTCCGCCGCCCCCCGATTTGTACCGGGCATGAAGCACCTTATACGCCAGTTCAACGCCCAGACCTGCATGGATCTGGCCAACAGCGTGCTGCTCAGCACGGATGTGGCCGCCTCCAAACGCATGGTGCGCGAAGCGTTGCAACAGTCACTGGGACAGGAACTGGCCTTTCACACCACAAGCCTTTTCACATACAGTCACCCATGA
- a CDS encoding HPr family phosphocarrier protein, whose product MEEAIEQTPRGLALRVCIGLRNGLHARPAARLAQEAQRYASDILLVSDTGEVDAKSMLDILSLAPPANAELTLVAQGDDAREALCGLAQFLTNLQD is encoded by the coding sequence ATGGAAGAAGCCATTGAACAAACGCCGCGAGGGCTGGCGCTACGGGTATGTATCGGCCTGCGCAACGGCCTGCACGCCCGGCCGGCGGCCCGGCTGGCGCAAGAGGCACAGCGCTATGCCTCGGATATACTGCTTGTCAGCGACACCGGCGAGGTAGACGCCAAAAGCATGCTCGACATACTTTCTCTTGCGCCTCCCGCCAATGCGGAACTGACCCTGGTGGCTCAGGGTGACGATGCCCGCGAGGCCCTTTGCGGCCTGGCCCAATTTTTAACAAATCTACAGGACTGA